TGATGCGATCAAGGAAGCAGAGGCTTCTGATGCACGCCGAGCTAATGGTGAAACACTTAGCCCACTTGACGGTATTCCCTATACCGCCAAGGACAGCTACTTGGTTAAGGGGCTGACGGCAGCTTCTGGAAGCCCAGCGTTTAAGGACTTGGTTGCCCAATACGATGCCTTTGCCGTTGAGCGCTTGCGCGCCGCGGGTGCTATCTGTTTAGGTAAAACCAACATGCCACCTATGGCCAATGGTGGTATGCAACGCGGTCACTACGGTCGCGCCGAAAGTCCATACAACGCTAACTACCTCACCGCACCTTTTGCCTCGGGTTCTTCTAACGGCGCGGGTACTGGTACGGCAGCAAGCTATTCTGCTTTTGGCCTAGCTGAAGAGACATGGTCGAGCGGGCGTGGGCCGGCATCAAATAACGGTCTGTGCGCCTATACCCCATCTCGGGGCGTGATTTCTGTGCGTGGCAACTGGCCGTTGACACCGACCATGGATGTAGTGGTGCCTTACACTCGCACTATGGCAGACATGCTCGAAGTGCTGGATGTTATCGTTGCTGACGACCCGATCACCCGTGGCGATCTATGGCGTCTGCAACCTTGGGTCGAAATTCCCAAAGCATCAACAATCCGTCCAGCATCTTATGTGGCGCTTGCCGCTCAAGCCGATACGCTCAAAGGTAAGCGTTTCGGGGTGCCGCGCATGTATATCAATAAGGATGAATTAGCTGGCACCAGCGAAACCCCTGGTATCGGCGGCCCGACCGGTCAGCGTATCAATACGCGTGCATCAGTGATCGACCTTTGGCAAGCTGCACGCACAGCGCTGGAAGCTGCCGGAGCCGAAGTGATTGAAGTTGACTTCCCGCTGGTGTCAAATTGCGAAGGTGACCGCCCAGGCGCGCCGACTGTGTTTAATCGCGGCATCGTTACGCCTGAATTTCTCGATGATGAGCTGTGGGCACTATCGGGCTGGGCATTTGATGAATTCTTGCGTGCCAATAATGATCCTAAACTCAACAAACTGGCTGACGTCAACGGCCATTTGATTTTCCCGCACGACCTTGGCACCTTGCCAAATCGTGAGGGCGATCTTGCCGCTGGTATGGATGAGTACGTCAACATGGCCAAACGAGGTCTCAAGTCGTATAACCAAATCGACAGCATACCGGATGGTCTGCGTGGCTTAGAGAAAACGCGCAAGCTGGGGATCTCGAAGATTGGATGGATGAGTTAAAACTTGATGCCGTGATGTTCCCAACCATGGCAGACGTGGGGCCGGCGGATGCGCATGTTAATCCAGCTTCCGCTGATATTGCCTGGAGTAATGGTATTTGGGTCGCTAACGGCAACCTAGCGATTCGTCACTTAGGTGTACCAACGGTGACAGTGCCTATGGGGGTTATGGCCGATATTGGCATGCCAGTCGGTTTGACGTTCGCGGGCCGTGCTTATGACGACAATAATCTGCTGAGGTTTGCTGGTGCATTTGAGGCAACTGGTAGCAAGCGCATGATACCTGCGCGCACGCCAGAGCTTAGTCAATAAGCACTAAGCCAAAGCACTTAGTAATACAGAACGGGATTGGCGTCTACACGCCAATCCCGTTTTTTTTAACGCCAACGTAAATACATCGTTAATATACACATGATGCAAAGATATCGTTGAGCATAGTCAAAGAGCAAACGTCCTTAAAACAGCACTTAAGACGGCCTTTTACTGCCCATCATAGCGTCGATTATTAATGGCGAAATCAATACTTTGATCTAGGTTTGAGCAAATGAGTGGCATGTAAAATGGTCACCTATTTGTTACGCGGTAATCCTCATAGTTTCCACAGAGACTTGACGGCGACATATTGGCCGCCAACGCTCAATGGTGCGCCAAGCCCAAGGTCAATCTTAACTAAGCCTTTCGCTGATCGTTCAGCTAAAAGCGCTTGCCCCATCACTTTTTTGAGCGCGAAAGGGTGTCGTTTGGGTTATCGATTTGCCAAAATGTTGTGATCTAAACCGATTCAGTCGAATCACTTTCAATAAAATGGTCGATCACTGCTAAGGGCAAACTCACACCTGAAGTTACTGATCATAATCAAATCTAATTGTCAGCACTGTACCTAGAACAGAAATTCTTTTCTGCACTAGGCCTGCTATTGACTAAGGCTCAAGAGATTACGAAATCGTGCCATTCATTTGCATGCTTGTTGACAGGTAATTGTGCTGAGATGTCTGTAGATAAGTGTATGTACGCAGTCGCACAGACAGTGTGATCGACTGATGGCATCATTTGAAGTTCTGACCTTATCCCATAGTGTCATTAAACCGCCTCAGGTGCAGGAGTGACATGCCAAATGAATAAAACCTTAGTCATAGATTATTACACTGACATTCTTTGTGTTTGGGCTTGGATTGCTCAAAAACGTGTCGATGAACTTAATAAAACATTGGCAAACAGCATCGAACTTCAATGTTACTACGTTGATGTTTTTGGTGATGTCCCGACAAAAATAAACACCCAATGGCAATCAAAAGGCGGTTTTATTGGCTTTGCCGAGCACATACAACAGTCTGTATCTGCCTTTGAATACGCTCATGTAAACCCGAAAGTATGGACGCAAGTTAGACCCACGACTTCAGCCAATGCGCATTTGATGCTTAAAGCGATAGAGATTACTTATGATAAAAAGAAAAGTATCGATATGGCGCTAACGTTTCGAAGTGCATTTTTTGTCGATGGCTTGGATATTAGCAATCTTGACGTGCTCTATGATTTAGCTAACGCCAATGGACTTGACCTAAACGCCATCGATACCAGTATTCGTGATGGTTCTGCTATGGCGTCTTTAATGGGTGATTATCAAAAATCAAAGCAACAAAACATTAACGGTAGCCCGTCTTTTGTGCTTGATGGTGGGCGACAAATATTGTACGGCGACGTAGGTTTTCGCGTCATTCTTGCCAATGTTGAAGAGCTTTTAAAGCATCCAACAGATGAGGCAAGCTGGTGCTGAAATGAGCGCGACTCGCTCATTGATGCTATCGATAGTGACATCGATCAGATGCCTGCTTAGCGATGAAGGGA
The Shewanella vesiculosa DNA segment above includes these coding regions:
- a CDS encoding DsbA family protein; amino-acid sequence: MNKTLVIDYYTDILCVWAWIAQKRVDELNKTLANSIELQCYYVDVFGDVPTKINTQWQSKGGFIGFAEHIQQSVSAFEYAHVNPKVWTQVRPTTSANAHLMLKAIEITYDKKKSIDMALTFRSAFFVDGLDISNLDVLYDLANANGLDLNAIDTSIRDGSAMASLMGDYQKSKQQNINGSPSFVLDGGRQILYGDVGFRVILANVEELLKHPTDEASWC